From the Pongo pygmaeus isolate AG05252 chromosome X, NHGRI_mPonPyg2-v2.0_pri, whole genome shotgun sequence genome, one window contains:
- the GNG5B gene encoding guanine nucleotide-binding protein G(I)/G(S)/G(O) subunit gamma-5B: protein MSGSSSVAATKKVVQQLQLEAGLNSVKVSEAAADLKQFCLQNAQHDPLLTGVSSSTNPFRPQKVCSFL, encoded by the coding sequence ATGTCTGGCTCCTCCAGCGTCGCCGCTACGAAGAAAGTGGTTCAACAGCTCCAGCTGGAGGCCGGGCTCAACAGCGTAAAAGTTTCCGAGGCAGCTGCAGACTTGAAACAATTCTGTCTGCAGAATGCTCAACATGACCCTCTGCTGACTGGAGTATCTTCAAGTACAAATCCCTTCAGACCCCAGAAAGTCTGTTCCTTTTTGTag